A region of the Candidatus Kryptonium sp. genome:
ACTTTGCGAAAGCTATTATTAACTTTTGAAGTAAAGTTTTCATCACGGATCTATCACTTTGATCTTCTTCCTTTTATAAACGCTTGGCGTATGTATTCTTTGTCATAGAAGTAATAAGAAAGTCCAAGTTTCAAGGCAATGAAGCCGTCTTTATCTTTTGTCGTTGGATCTCCATCAAGATCGCCCTTTGTTGTGAGATTATACGAGGCAGAAAAATCAACTGACAAGAAATGTTTCACATACATATTCAATCCAAGCCCAAATCCAGCAGTTGCTGTGTTCCGACCCATATAATTGCTTATGTTCGGTTGATAATGAATTATCCCGCCAGAAATGAAGAAATAGACATCTGACTTGCTTCTTGGAACAATGTGAAATTCACTTTGCAATTCACCAGATATTATCGTAGTCCAATTCTTTAAGTTTGTATTTTTATCTTTAAATCCAACCCATCCTCCTGAAAATTTGCCAACGATTGAGAGAAAATCAAAAACTCCTAATCTTACTTTCGCATTTCCGATTGATTGAATATCTGGTTTTGATTGACCTTGAAAAATTGAAATTCCAGCATCAGCGCCAAAGCCAAATTTACCAGGTAAAGTTTGAGGCAGCAAGGAGTTAGTAACGATAATTAGCAAGATTATAAGCGAAAAGGCTTTTCGCATTTTTCCCTCCAGTTTATTTTATGAGTTCAAGAAATTCTTCCTCTGAAATTATCTTAACACCAAGTTGCCTTGCCTTTTCATATTTTGAGCCGGGGTTTTCGCCAACGACGACATAATCTGTTTTTTTGCTTACGCTGTTGCTTACCTTTCCACCTAATTCCTCAACTTTTTCTTTTGCTTCTTCACGAGTAAAAGTTTTCAATGTGCCAGTAAAAACGAATGTCTTTCCTGCAAGTTTTTTCTTAGCTTTTTCTTCAGGTTTAACTTCAAAATTCAATCCGGCATTTCGCAATCTTTCAATCAGTTCAAGGTTTCTTTGATCTCTGAAAAATTTATAAACGCTCTCAGCTATCCTCGGTCCGATGCCATAAACTGATTCTATTTGAGATGGGGTAGCTTTCATGAGTTTATCAATTGAATTAAAGGAATCGGCGAGAAGTTTTGCGGTTTCAGAACCAACATATCTTATCCCAAGTGCGTAAAGGACGCGATGAAACGGTTGCTTTTTGCTGTTTTCAATTGAATTCAACAGATTTTGGACGCTTTTTTCACCAAATCCTTCAATTTTAACGAGTTTGGCTTTGTGCTTGTGAAGATCGTAAATATCAGCGTAGTTTTTCAAGAAACCAAGCGTCACAAGTTTATCAACGATTGCTTCCCCAAGTCCTTCAATATCCATTGCGCCTCTTGAGGCGAAATGTTCAATTTTCGCTCTAACTTGTGCTGGACATTCTGGATTTTCGCAATAGTAGTTTGCCTCTCCGGATGGTCTTTCAATTGGACCTCCACAAGCAGGACAGGTTTTTGGAAATTCAAATGGTACTGAATCTGGAGGTCGTTTTTCAAGAACAACTCCAACTATTTTAGGAATGACTTCACCACTTCGCTCAACTATTACTGTGTCTCCGATCCTTATGTCTTTTTCTTTAATATAATCTTCGTTATGAAGCGTTGCCCTCGTTATGATAACTCCACCAAGTGGCACAGGTTGAAGTTCAGCGACAGGAGTTATCGTTCCAACTCTCCCAACCTGTAAAGTGATCCCGAGAAGTTTTGTTTGAGCTTGTCTTGGAGTGAATTTAAAAGCGATCGCCCATCTTGGGCTTTTTGCGATTGCACCAAGGATTTCTTGCTGACGAATTGAATCAACTTTTACAACAATTCCATCTATTTCGTAAGGCAATTCATCTCTATGGTCTTCCCAATATCTCCAAAATTCAATCACTTCATCTATGTTTTCACAAAGTTTCGCATGTTCACAAACAGGGAAACCAAGCCGTTTTAGAATTTGTAGGTTTTCGTATTGGCTTTCAAGTTCAACACCTTCCGCTTCAAGATAATAGGCAAAAAATCGCAGTGGTCTTTGGGCAACTAATTTAGGATCCTGAAGCTTCAAAGTTCCAGCGGTTGCATTTCTTGGGTTTGCGAAGATTCTTTCTCCGAGTCGCTCTCTTTCTTCGTTTAATTTTTCAAAATCAATCTTGTTCATATAAACTTCACCACGAACCTCAATGTTTAGAAATTTTTCATCTGGATTTATCAATCGCAAGGGTATTGAACGAATTGTTTTAATGTTATTTGTTATATCATCGCCTTGAATTCCATCGCCACGAGTTGCGCCGAGGACCAAAATTCCGTTTTCATATCTCAATCTGACAGCAACGCCATCAAATTTTAATTCTGCGACATATCTATATTTTTCGCCTTCAAGAAGTTCGGCAACTCTTCTATCAAAATCTTTTATCTCTTCAATCGTGAAAGCATTATTTAAACTTAACATTGGGGTTGGATGTGTGACAGTAGGAAATTCCTTAGTAGGTTGCCCACCTATTCTTTGTGTCGGCGAATCGGGGGTGACAAGTTCTGGATATTGTCTTTCAAGTTCAATTAATTCTCTCATCAACATATCATATTCAAAATCAGAAATAATTGGCTCTGCGAGTACATAATATCTGTAATCGTGTTCTCTTATTTCTTTGCGCAACTGTTCAATTCTTTCAATGATCTTCGGGTCTATTTGCCTCATAGTTTTATATAGACTCAAATTTTGTTTTAACTTATCGTGGGGAGGAAATCGTTTTTAATTTTTCTCTATCAATGATATAATTGCGCACAACTGCCCCCTTTCTACCAACTGGTTCAAGTTCGTATCCATTCAGAATAAATTTTATCCCTCCCGCATTTCCAATTGTGAAATTAAAGTTATTTTTCGCTCTTAAGGTTAAACTTGAATTTGGCAACATTAGAAATTCCTTGACTTGGGCGCTGTCAATTATAACGCTGAACCACACAGAATCGTTTGAAATGATTCTCAAGTCAAGACTATCAATTTCAAATGTCGCCTTGCGTTCTATGTTTTCTGGACTTCTAACTTTTGAAATTTCTTCAACTGCTGTTTCAAATTTTTTTCTCTCAATAGGTTTCTTCTCTTCTGAATCAACTCCAATGAAGACAAAAATTAGCACAAGGATTGTAACGATTGCGCCAATTATCCATAAAACATTTTGAGAGATGAACGAAGCAAGATCAATTTGGGTTTTAATTGTTTCCTTTTTTTCGGTTGTTGGCTTGAGGGAGGCAATTTCGTTTTCAAACTCTTTTATGACATCGTTCGGGTTTAAGCCCACCACTCTTGCGTAGCTTCTGATGAAAGCCCTCACATATGGCTCTGGAGCGAAATCATAGACCCCGCTTTCAATTTTCTCAAGGAATTTTTCACTTATTCTCGTTTTTTTGGAAATATCTTTAAGAGTTAAATTGCGACCCTCGCGTGCTTGTTTCAGGATTTCAGCAACGCTCATTTTTTTCCTTTTTAGTTTTCAGAAAATAATCTAACAAAATTAATCTTTTTAATCAAAATATGCCTTGGGAAAGCACAATGCAGGGTAGCGATTTATCAGAAAGAGAGAATTTAGGAGCTCGTCAAGATTGGAAGTTTAAAAATGATAAATTGTGGGCGCTGCAGGATTCGAACCTGCGACCTCTACCGTGTGAAGGTAGCGCTCTGGACCAACTGAGCTAAGCGCCCCAATGGTTTATATTAATTTAAAAACGAAAAACAATAAACGCAAAATCTAAACTCGGGAGGCGAGATGATTATGAGCGAGCGACTTTATTCTTGATTTTACAGCTTCGTCTGCTGGATTGCGCTCAAGAAGTACTTCATAACACTGAAGGGCTTTGTGAATATCACCTGCGCCTATGTAAGATAAAGCAAGAACTTTAATAGCATCATTAAAAAATGGAGATTCTTTGAGGTTCAAAAATTCTTTCAAAACATCAATTGCCTCGTTGAATTTTCTTAAACCAACAAGGCAAGTTCCGAGGTTGTATTTTATTTCGTCATCGTCCTTAAATTCAAGAGCGAATTTCAAAGTTTTAACTGCATTTTCAAGATCACCCTCAATTTGTTGAATTCCAGCAAGTATCTTAAAAACATCAAATGATGGTTTAACCTCCGCAATATATTTTATGATCTGCACAGCGTTTTTGTTTAGCGATTTGTATTCAGCGACAAGGAAATCAAGTGCCAATTTATAAAATTTTTCACTTGTCAATATCCGCAAAATATACTTTTTTGAGTTTTGAAAGTTCCCGAGTTTAAAGTAGCATATCATCAAGTTAAACATTATAAGTTCGGGTTCAATGAAATTTTCAAGTGCTGTTTCAAGAGGTTTGCCTTTGGATAAAGCGTATAAATTTTTGAGCGCTTTTTCAAGGAAGTTTTTTGCAAATATGAAGTTTGATTGTTTCATATGCGCAAGTCCAGCGGAAAAATAAGCTCCTACTTGATGTGGCGCAATTTTTATTGATTTGACAAAATAGTTGAGCCCCTGCGATATATTACCTTTTTGAATTTCATATTCGCCGAGAGTGTGGTAAATGACAGCTCCAAGAGAATCACTTAAGTTGGAAATTTCCCGTGGAATCTGAATTGATCTTTTTAGATATTCAATCCCTTCATCTTTTTCTCCTTTTAAGATCTTCGTGATACCAATATGATAACATGTGTAAGCATTGTTTGGATTTTGTTTAAATTGGTCAAGCAAAATTTGCAAGTTCCTTTCATATTTTTTGTTCATTATTTCATCGCTTTGACCATAGCCAAGATGAGTAATTGTTATATCTGTCTTTGCTAGTTTCCCGCCACTTCTTAAAATTGATGGTGATATCTGTTCATGTATTTTGCCCTCAAATTTGAATTCATCTTTCCTTCTAAATAATCTCGGATACTCATTTATTACGGAGGGTTTGCCTTCTTTGTCAAGATTTATAACTCGGACATAGAGGCCATCAAAATTTAAATTGATATATTTCTTTATCTTTTTTTCCTGTCCTTGATTTAATCGTTCATCTGCGTCAAGGACTAAAATCCAATCACCAGTTGCGTGTTTTATTGATTCATTTCTTGCAGATGCGAAGTCGTTTTCCCATTTAAAAGAAAAAACCTTAGCATTGTAAGAACGAGCGATATCAATCGTTCTATCGGTTGAACCTGTGTCAACTATGATTATCTCATCAACTATATTTTTCACGCTTTCTAAACATTCTGGGAGAAATTTTTCCTCATTTTTAACAATCATGCAAAGTGAAATTTTGGGCATTTGTGAGGTTCAAGTTTTCTTTTCTTAATAAGATTTATCGGAATAATTTGGAGACTCTTTAGGGGAGCGTGTGTTTCTCTGCTTTTATGTTTTAAGATTAAAGTAACTCGGGATTGAATCCGATAAATAAAAGTGAAATGTCAGGGCAAGGAAGCCCTGACGAATGTAAAACAAACAAAAAACAAGGAGGTTATAAGCCATGGCATTCTCACAGGGAACCCGCATCAACACAAACATCGCAGCGATGAACGCCTACAACGCTCTCAACGATATCAATCGTGAATTGGGCGTTCATCAACTCCGTCTCGCAACGGGGAAGAAGATCAACTCCGTCGCCGATGATCCCTCTGGTTACACGATTGCAAAAAAATTGCAAGCAAGAAGCCGTGGGCTTGCACAGGCAATAAACAATGTCGGCGACGCGAAAAATGTTCTTTCAATTGCTGAAGGCGGTTTGCAGAAAATTAATGACTTGCTTGTTTCAATTAAGGAGCAGGTAACAAGAGCTGTAAACGGTGGCTTGAGCGAAGATGAACTTCAGGCGATTGCTACACAAATCAATGATTACCTTGCTGAAGTTGATGATATCGTGAAACAAACAAAGTTCAACGGAATGCAATTGCTCAGAGGAGCTGGTGGTGGTGACTGGGTTGCAGGTAGAGATTTCCAAGTCGGAAGCGATAATGGCGACACTCTCACAGTTAAATTTGACATAACCGTTGATAGCACACTTGTAAAATCAGGCGCTGTCGCCACATCTGACTTGGTGACCTCGTTTATCACCACAGTTGATAACGCAATAAAGACAGTTACACAGCAACTTCAATATGTTGGTTCTTTAATTAATCGTCTTGATGTTAAAGAGGCAAACTTGATAGTGTCAATGACCAACACTGATGCAGCTGCAAGCAGAATTTTTGACGCCGACATCGCTAAAGAGCAGGTTGAAGTTGCGAAACTTATGATACTCCAGCAAACAGCCACAGCTCAACTTGCTCAAGCAAACGCTGCTCCGCAAGGAGTGCTTGCATTGTTTAGATAATCTTTGGAGACGCTGAACGATAGATAAATGAATCTGGGGGTTGCCTTCAGCGCAACCCCCATTGCGTTTAAAAATAGAAAAAGTTTAACAATGCCAGAAAAAAATAGCTACATAGAAAACGAAATTCTCAACCTTTCACCAGTTGAACTGATCTTAAAAATCTATGATGTTGCGATCGTTAGCTGTAAAAGAAAAGACGCAGAGAGAGCAAACAAAGCTATTACTGAACTTATCGCTTCGTTGAACTTTGATTATAAAGAAATTTCTTTGAGTTTATTTAAACTTTACCACTATTGCCAATACGAGATAAGGCAAGGTAATTTTGATAACGCTGTTAAGGTTTTAAAAGAACTTCGCGATGCGTGGGCGAAAGCTTTCAATTTAAAATAGGAGTTGCAAAATGTCGTTTTATTTCAATACAAATAACAACATTAACCCTATAGATAACTTACTGCAAATATTCAAACGAGCCGAAAGCAATAAACTCATCAAGCCAGTTGAAACACAAAAAGATCTAACCCAAGCTAAAAACTCGGTATTTCTGGAACTAAAAACAAAATTAAATTCACTTCTTTCAATAGTTAAAGATCTGTCAACAAGAGGGGTAAATTCAAGATTTCAAGTTAAAACAGCTGAAGTCTCAGATCAAACTGTTTTATCAGTAAATGTTGAGCCGGTTGCGACACCTGCAAACCATACGATTTTAATTCAACAACTTGCGAAAGAGGATTTAATTCTTTCCTCAAAATTTTCAAATGACGGAATGGAAATTTCAACAGCAGAGGGAACAGGAATAAAAACGATAAGAATCACGGTAAATGGGGTTTCAACTGATGTAAATATCACAATAGGAAACGAAGATACAAATAAAGTGATTTTAAATAAAATTGCATCTGCAATAAATTCTGCTGATTTTGATGTTAAAGCAAGCGTTATATCTGATACTGCATCAACTTCGCGACTTGTTATAAAAAGCAAACATACGGGAAGTCAATACGCAATTTCTCTTGCTGATATTCAAGGAAACTTGCTTGCAAACATTGGGCTTGATTCAAATGTTATTAGCGGTCGCATCACTGCAGGCGATACAACAGGTGGATATCTTTACAATGATATCAATTCGCTTGATGCAAAACTTATCGTTGACGGTATAAATATAATTCGTGGATCAAATAAAATAAACGATGTAATTCCTGGCGTCACAATTGAACTAAAGAAATCTCAAAATCCAAACGATAACCCAGTAACTGTCGCAATTAAAACTGGTACTGCCAGAATTAAAGAGACAATTGATTCGTTTGTGCAAATCTACAATGATTTGATAAAGTTCATAAATGATAAAACGAAAACCACATCGGATGGAACTCGTTCTATTTTAAGTGGTGATTATGTTCTATTAAAGTTGAAAGCAGACCTGCGGCTTATAGTAAGCAGTCCTGTTTCATCAGGAACTTTAAAATTTTTAAGTGATATCGGAATCAAGATTAATCCTGACGGAACGCTTAAGATTTCTGATAACTCAAAACTTGATAAGTTGATCTCTACAAATGTTTCACAGGTAGAGGAACTTTTTAACTCTTCAGACGGGATAGCGATTAAATTAAAGGAATTTATAAATCCTTTTGTCCAAATCGGTGGGGTAATTGAGCAAAGAATTAACTTTGGAAAGGAACAGATAAAACGGTTTGACGAGAGGATAAAATCTTTGAACAAAATCATTGAACAAAGAGCCGAAGATTTGAGAAAGCAATTTGCCCAACTTCAATCTCTTTACACTGCTTTTGCAAGGCAACAAGCAATAGCTCAACAATTAATGCAGATGTTCCTGTCATGATCCAAGAAGTAAAAAACATAGCGACAGTACAAACAATTCACCAAAACAAGCACGATCTGAACGATGCGAGAGTTATACAAAATGAAGATGAAGTTACGCAAAACGAGCGTAAAATCTCAATGGAGGAAGTAGAGAAAATAATAAAAGAATTAAATCAGTTTATTCAAATTTTTAACACCAAGATCACTTTTGAAATTGACAAGGAAGCGAGGAAAACCGTTTTGAAGATCGTTGATGTGGAAACAAACGAGATAATTCGCCAAATCCCACCAAAGGAACTTTTGATAATTTCAAAGCGAATTAGTGAATTACTTGGATTGATAATCAATGAGAAAGTATAACTCAAATACAAAGTTAATTCAATTGATTTTTGATGAACTTCGCGAGACATTAAAGATTACGCTTTTGATTCGGGAGATGATCTCCAGAGGTGAATTCACGAAGTTATCCGAACACCTATTGAAGCGAGAGCAAAAGCTTAAAGAAATGTTCAATCTCTTGGAAAACTTTGAAAAAGTGAAAAATGAAATCCCAGATTTCCAACAAATCAAGTTTGAGGTTAAATCAATTCTTAATGAGATACTAAAGATTGATAGGGAAAGTGCCGATAATATAAAGGAGAAAATGAGAGAAATTTCGGAAGAGCTATCAAAGTTGATTGAACGCAGAAAAATTTTAAATTATTTGAGGTAAAAATGAGGATAAATGAAATAAGCGGAAAAATACCGCTGCCTGAAGAGAACAGCGGGCGGAAAACGCAAAAAACGGAGGAGAAGAAAGATAAAATTGAGATTTCAAGTGAAGCAAGGGAAATCTATAGATTGAAAAGAGCGGAAAGAATTGAAGAAGTTAAAAAGAAGATTGAAACGGGCTTTTATAACTCTGATGATGTGATTGATAAAGTCGCAGAGAAAGTATACAGTCTATTTAAAATAGGCAAGTAGATCCCGTGATCTATCAACCATAGCACCTCCCCCCGCCGTAGTTCAGTGGTAAAAAAACCCGAACTGTGTGTTCGGGTTTTTTTGTTTTGTTTGAAATTTTAAATTATTCCATCTATATTTTTACTGGTTTAGCAAAACGCAACAAATTTTTGATCTTAAATTGCGCGTATACCTTTCGGGCGGAATGGAATATGCAAATGAAAAGATCTTCGTATGGAGATTTGAAATTGAAAGATGGTTGAGGGAAAATTTAAATCATTTCGTTTTTAACCCCGTGATAGAGACGCAAAAGTTTCTTGAGGAGAACTATCCTGATATTTTAAACTTCAG
Encoded here:
- a CDS encoding glycosyltransferase yields the protein MIVKNEEKFLPECLESVKNIVDEIIIVDTGSTDRTIDIARSYNAKVFSFKWENDFASARNESIKHATGDWILVLDADERLNQGQEKKIKKYINLNFDGLYVRVINLDKEGKPSVINEYPRLFRRKDEFKFEGKIHEQISPSILRSGGKLAKTDITITHLGYGQSDEIMNKKYERNLQILLDQFKQNPNNAYTCYHIGITKILKGEKDEGIEYLKRSIQIPREISNLSDSLGAVIYHTLGEYEIQKGNISQGLNYFVKSIKIAPHQVGAYFSAGLAHMKQSNFIFAKNFLEKALKNLYALSKGKPLETALENFIEPELIMFNLMICYFKLGNFQNSKKYILRILTSEKFYKLALDFLVAEYKSLNKNAVQIIKYIAEVKPSFDVFKILAGIQQIEGDLENAVKTLKFALEFKDDDEIKYNLGTCLVGLRKFNEAIDVLKEFLNLKESPFFNDAIKVLALSYIGAGDIHKALQCYEVLLERNPADEAVKSRIKSLAHNHLASRV
- a CDS encoding flagellar biosynthesis anti-sigma factor FlgM; this encodes MRINEISGKIPLPEENSGRKTQKTEEKKDKIEISSEAREIYRLKRAERIEEVKKKIETGFYNSDDVIDKVAEKVYSLFKIGK
- a CDS encoding DUF4115 domain-containing protein, producing the protein MSVAEILKQAREGRNLTLKDISKKTRISEKFLEKIESGVYDFAPEPYVRAFIRSYARVVGLNPNDVIKEFENEIASLKPTTEKKETIKTQIDLASFISQNVLWIIGAIVTILVLIFVFIGVDSEEKKPIERKKFETAVEEISKVRSPENIERKATFEIDSLDLRIISNDSVWFSVIIDSAQVKEFLMLPNSSLTLRAKNNFNFTIGNAGGIKFILNGYELEPVGRKGAVVRNYIIDREKLKTISSPR
- the ligA gene encoding NAD-dependent DNA ligase LigA translates to MDPKIIERIEQLRKEIREHDYRYYVLAEPIISDFEYDMLMRELIELERQYPELVTPDSPTQRIGGQPTKEFPTVTHPTPMLSLNNAFTIEEIKDFDRRVAELLEGEKYRYVAELKFDGVAVRLRYENGILVLGATRGDGIQGDDITNNIKTIRSIPLRLINPDEKFLNIEVRGEVYMNKIDFEKLNEERERLGERIFANPRNATAGTLKLQDPKLVAQRPLRFFAYYLEAEGVELESQYENLQILKRLGFPVCEHAKLCENIDEVIEFWRYWEDHRDELPYEIDGIVVKVDSIRQQEILGAIAKSPRWAIAFKFTPRQAQTKLLGITLQVGRVGTITPVAELQPVPLGGVIITRATLHNEDYIKEKDIRIGDTVIVERSGEVIPKIVGVVLEKRPPDSVPFEFPKTCPACGGPIERPSGEANYYCENPECPAQVRAKIEHFASRGAMDIEGLGEAIVDKLVTLGFLKNYADIYDLHKHKAKLVKIEGFGEKSVQNLLNSIENSKKQPFHRVLYALGIRYVGSETAKLLADSFNSIDKLMKATPSQIESVYGIGPRIAESVYKFFRDQRNLELIERLRNAGLNFEVKPEEKAKKKLAGKTFVFTGTLKTFTREEAKEKVEELGGKVSNSVSKKTDYVVVGENPGSKYEKARQLGVKIISEEEFLELIK
- a CDS encoding flagellar protein FlaG is translated as MIQEVKNIATVQTIHQNKHDLNDARVIQNEDEVTQNERKISMEEVEKIIKELNQFIQIFNTKITFEIDKEARKTVLKIVDVETNEIIRQIPPKELLIISKRISELLGLIINEKV
- a CDS encoding flagellar protein FliS translates to MPEKNSYIENEILNLSPVELILKIYDVAIVSCKRKDAERANKAITELIASLNFDYKEISLSLFKLYHYCQYEIRQGNFDNAVKVLKELRDAWAKAFNLK
- a CDS encoding flagellin, with product MAFSQGTRINTNIAAMNAYNALNDINRELGVHQLRLATGKKINSVADDPSGYTIAKKLQARSRGLAQAINNVGDAKNVLSIAEGGLQKINDLLVSIKEQVTRAVNGGLSEDELQAIATQINDYLAEVDDIVKQTKFNGMQLLRGAGGGDWVAGRDFQVGSDNGDTLTVKFDITVDSTLVKSGAVATSDLVTSFITTVDNAIKTVTQQLQYVGSLINRLDVKEANLIVSMTNTDAAASRIFDADIAKEQVEVAKLMILQQTATAQLAQANAAPQGVLALFR
- the fliD gene encoding flagellar filament capping protein FliD, translated to MSFYFNTNNNINPIDNLLQIFKRAESNKLIKPVETQKDLTQAKNSVFLELKTKLNSLLSIVKDLSTRGVNSRFQVKTAEVSDQTVLSVNVEPVATPANHTILIQQLAKEDLILSSKFSNDGMEISTAEGTGIKTIRITVNGVSTDVNITIGNEDTNKVILNKIASAINSADFDVKASVISDTASTSRLVIKSKHTGSQYAISLADIQGNLLANIGLDSNVISGRITAGDTTGGYLYNDINSLDAKLIVDGINIIRGSNKINDVIPGVTIELKKSQNPNDNPVTVAIKTGTARIKETIDSFVQIYNDLIKFINDKTKTTSDGTRSILSGDYVLLKLKADLRLIVSSPVSSGTLKFLSDIGIKINPDGTLKISDNSKLDKLISTNVSQVEELFNSSDGIAIKLKEFINPFVQIGGVIEQRINFGKEQIKRFDERIKSLNKIIEQRAEDLRKQFAQLQSLYTAFARQQAIAQQLMQMFLS